Part of the Desulfolutivibrio sulfoxidireducens genome is shown below.
GCGTCCAATATTATGTGGAACAGCTCCTTGGCTACCATGACTACCGGGCAAGCTTCGCGGGCGATCAGCCCCGGGACGAGGTGCGGCATGTGCTGACAATGCAGCTCATAAAACTCCTCATGAATCAGAATCTGGAACTGTCGCTTTCCGGCTACTGGTCTCCAAGCGATAGCGACGCCTACCTGCGGCCGAAAATCCTCTACAAGTGGACCGACAACATCAACCAGGAGGTCGGGGCCAATATATTTTGGTTCTTCTGGGAATTCCGGGAAGGAAAAGTGATTTGAGACAACGGTAACTCTCCGATATCTCGAAGGTTGCGAAGCCAAACGAGAGCAAAGGAGAGCACCGTTGTCCGGATCAGAGATTACCCGGCTTCTGGGCGGCTGGGAAGGATATCGTATCGGGACGGTCCAGCGTTTCGAGGCTGGCGAGAAAGGGCTGCAAGCCGAAGTCTGGATCGAGCTTTTGCCGCTCAAGCGAAGACGGATGCGTTGCAGCGGGTGCGGAAGACTCGTGAGCAAGGTCCACGATATCGAGGAGCGGTGGATTCGCGACCTGCCACTTCTGGACACGGCAACGTGGCTTCTGGTCTGGCGACGCAGGGTTCGTTGCCCGGATTGCGGGGCAAAGCTTGAGGAGTTGCCTTGGGTTGGGCGCTACTCGCGAGTGACCAAGCGCTTGGCCGAAAGCATCGGCAGGTTGTGCGAGGTGGCTTCCATCAAGCATGTGGCCTCGTTCTTCGGCATGAGTTGGTGGGCGGTCAAGGCCGTGGACAAGCAATACCTTGCTGAAAAGCTCGGACCTGCGGACGTGAGCAACGTGAGTGCCATCGCCATGGACGAGTTCGCCATCCAGAAGGGGCATCGCTACGCCACGGTGATCGTGGAGCCGTACATCAAACGCGTGCTCTGGGTCGGCCGGGGCCGAAGCCGCGAAAGCATCCGGCCGTTCTTTGAACTGCTTGGCCCGGAAGGTTGTCAAGCCATCAAAGCCGTGGCCATGGACATGAACGGCGCTTACGAGGCGGAGGTCCGGGCTTGGTGCCCCGATGCTGCAATCGTCTACGACCTGTTCCATGTGGTCATGAAGTACGGCCGCGAAGTCATCGATCCGGTCCGCCGCGCCGAAGCCAAACGTGCCGAGGGTGACAGGCAGGCATGCAAGGTGATCAAGGGCTCGCGCTGGCTACTGCTGCGAAACAAGCGAAACATCGAGAGCCAGGACGACAGGATCAGGCTCTATGATCTGCTCGAAGCCAACCGGAACTTGATGAAAGTCTATGTGCTCAAGGAGGATATGAAGCAGCTCTGGGACTTTCGCTACCCGAAAGCGGCTAAACGCTTCTGGAAGGACTGGTACCGACGGGCTATGCAAAGCGGGATCGAGCCGCTACGCCGCTTCGCCAAAAGACTCAAGCCCTACGTACCAGGCATCGTGGCCCACTGCCGCCATCGGCTGCACACCAGTCTCCTGGAAGGGATCAACAACAAGATCAAGGTGATCAAACGGATGGCTTACGGCTTCAGGGACGACGCCTACTTCTTCCTCAAAATCAGGGCTGCTTTTCCCGGAATTCCGCGATGAACCTATATTTTTGGGACAGCGCGACGACACCATGTTCGGACAATACAAGGCCGACACGAACATCTACATGGCGCTGCGCTACAGCTTTTAGCGCGGCGGTTCGCGTGATTGCCGCCACAGGGCCTCAAACCGGAAACCGTTCACGCCCGCCGTACGGCGGGGGAGAGTCGCCATGCATGCATGTCATCATCGAGATCCGGGTGATCCGGGCGTTCCGGCCACCGGGAAACGCCGCCATCCGTCAAGCTACGGGATGCAGGAT
Proteins encoded:
- a CDS encoding ISL3 family transposase is translated as MSGSEITRLLGGWEGYRIGTVQRFEAGEKGLQAEVWIELLPLKRRRMRCSGCGRLVSKVHDIEERWIRDLPLLDTATWLLVWRRRVRCPDCGAKLEELPWVGRYSRVTKRLAESIGRLCEVASIKHVASFFGMSWWAVKAVDKQYLAEKLGPADVSNVSAIAMDEFAIQKGHRYATVIVEPYIKRVLWVGRGRSRESIRPFFELLGPEGCQAIKAVAMDMNGAYEAEVRAWCPDAAIVYDLFHVVMKYGREVIDPVRRAEAKRAEGDRQACKVIKGSRWLLLRNKRNIESQDDRIRLYDLLEANRNLMKVYVLKEDMKQLWDFRYPKAAKRFWKDWYRRAMQSGIEPLRRFAKRLKPYVPGIVAHCRHRLHTSLLEGINNKIKVIKRMAYGFRDDAYFFLKIRAAFPGIPR